A region of the Phaeodactylum tricornutum CCAP 1055/1 chromosome 1, whole genome shotgun sequence genome:
GGAGAAAGTGTGCCGAAACCAGCAGCAACTCTTCGTCCATCGAGGTCTCTCCATTCGCGCACCGCCTCGGACGCTACTCGATCGACAATCTCGTTTATGGGGAAAATCTTTACATCAGAACAGTCGTAAGGATCCGTAGCATCCGGGGTGGAACGGGCGGCTTCTTGTTTGCGGTCGATGGCGCGAGGTCGTTTGCGACCCCGCAACTCTTCCCACTCTCGCGTACATTCTTTGGCTGAGATCCGACAATTCATCGCGCTGAGAGCGCCGGACCCCTACCAGCGGTAATATTGTCGATCGAGCTGCTTGGGATGTCACACACTTTTGCGAGGGAAGGTCGCGGCCCAAAAGtaataggtaggtagatCACAAGCGAACAGAGGGCTCGGATAGACctagctagctctagctagagctagtAGAGGGTGGATTTGACAAGATGTGGGCTTTCCAAAAAACGACAATATTTAAATTTAGATTACAACTTTTAACATTTTATGAGGTACATATCCCATGCAACATAAAGAGGGATGGTCTTGATCTCGACGTACTCTTTCAGTCAGGCATAATACAGCTACCGCGTTCAAGTAGGGAGCGAGTGTAACCATCAAAGCTAAAATCGAAGCAGCATTTGATACAAAAGCTCTTTTGGGAGACTATGTGGAAACTAAAAGCTAGTAGATTTGCTTGGCAATGATGTTAAGATTCGGTTAATTCTGCTTCACTGTTCTGCGATTACGGAACTCAGGACTACATCCCGGAAGGAGAATCGACATAGCATCCGCAGCCACACAGAAAAAGTCATCATGCCCAGAAGccaaagcttcttttgaACAGTAAAGAAAAATGTCATATACCCACTCGATTGTTGAGTCGTCGGGTGCCACCGTGCCTCCACTTAAAAAGGATTTCCAAGGAAAATATCGCACTCTAAGTGCGGATAGGACACACCAAACTATACAAAGCCCACATTGAATGTACAAATTGAACCCGTTCCGCTGCACAGCTTCCCAGACTTTGACAGTTAACTTTGATAGGAAGTCGCAGTCATCTTTCGCTGTAGCGAATCTTTCTAAAACTTGCAAAGCAGAAAAATACTCCTTAATCCACAGCTGAAACCATCCTGTATATGGATCGATCTCAAACAGCATCTCGCCCAAGGACTGACTTGGCTTTTCGTCGTGTTCGAAAAATGACTTGCTCCAATCCCAGAAAGCACTTCCGATGGATTCGATCAATTCAGCTGGTGGTGCACTGACACGGTCACCTCTAAGCATGAAGTTCATCCATATGGAATGCAGTAGTCGAATCGTCTCGAGTGCTGCAGTGTCATTCAAATCTGCCCGCGAGATGGCTATTTCTCCTAGTAGAATTTTCAGGTTCATTGCTAAGTCGCTTTGGATGACCTGATACTGTGACGCCGAAGACCTTGTTAATTCAAACCATTTCCGATGAAGAAGTAGGGATTTCTGTGTGAGAGATGAGCTGCGTAAACCACCCAGCAAGACTTCACGAAACCTATTCCAGTCTAGTACGACATCGTCAATATACTGAACTTCTTCCATTAGTTTCAACTTTTCGTGCAAAGTTTCTGCTTCGGAAACTCGATCCCAGTTTACAAACGATGCCAATCCTCCGCCGCTGTCGCTAAGGGATTgcagcaaagaaaatgatCGTTCTTTACTGGCAGAAGGTTTAGATCGTTCCAATTCCGAACTCGTACATTGATACGTTGCCAAGGCCTGCGCTATCGCTCGTTCGACAGCGAGATGAGCCGAATGTGTTTCGCTCGGTGTACAGTGGGCTCCCACGTAGCTCAGAGCTTGGGCTTTCCATATGTCCAGTTGGGCTTGGTCAGGTTCGCCATGGTGGTAAAAGTGCCGAAGGTTGCAC
Encoded here:
- a CDS encoding predicted protein; amino-acid sequence: MDHLKRTAAFESSICNSLTCNLRHFYHHGEPDQAQLDIWKAQALSYVGAHCTPSETHSAHLAVERAIAQALATYQCTSSELERSKPSASKERSFSLLQSLSDSGGGLASFVNWDRVSEAETLHEKLKLMEEVQYIDDVVLDWNRFREVLLGGLRSSSLTQKSLLLHRKWFELTRSSASQYQVIQSDLAMNLKILLGEIAISRADLNDTAALETIRLLHSIWMNFMLRGDRVSAPPAELIESIGSAFWDWSKSFFEHDEKPSQSLGEMLFEIDPYTGWFQLWIKEYFSALQVLERFATAKDDCDFLSKLTVKVWEAVQRNGFNLYIQCGLCIVWCVLSALRVRYFPWKSFLSGGTVAPDDSTIEWVYDIFLYCSKEALASGHDDFFCVAADAMSILLPGCSPEFRNRRTVKQN